One region of Erwinia tracheiphila genomic DNA includes:
- the polA gene encoding DNA polymerase I, with product MAQIAENPLILVDGSSYLYRAYHAFPPLTNSAGEPTGAMYGVLNMLRSLLLQYKPSHVAVVFDAKGKTFRDELFEDYKSHRPPMPDDLRAQIEPLHKMVKAMGLPLLAVTGVEADDVIGTLALEAAKRGKPVLISTGDKDMAQLVRPDITLINTMNNAILGPDEVVEKYGIPPELIIDFLALMGDASDNIPGVPGVGEKTAQALLQGLGGINNIYANLDKVTGLTFRGAKTMAAKLEQYKEAALLSYKLATIKTDVELELSSEQLTVDEPLVEELLNLFRHYEFKRWISDLEEGTWLEGKKRNLPAQKALVEEIQQPEVSSVLSAEGYVTILSEDAFAEWLMKLQKSELFSFDLETDSLDTISANIVGISFAIAAGEAAYLPVAHDYLDAPAQLNRDSVLQCLKPLLENDKKQKVGQNLKYDRGVLKNYDIELQGIKFDTMLESYALNSVGLRHDMDTLASRWLNHKTVTFEEIAGKGKKQLTFNQIALEQAAHYAAEDADVTLQLHLKMWPELEKQAGPKAVFTDIEMPLVTVISRIERNGVLIDQAILAKHSQELTTRLGELESKAHELAGEPFNLSSTKQLQTILFEKQGIKPTKKTPGGAPSTSEEVLAELALDYPLPKVILEHRGLSKLKSTYTDKLPQMINPVTGRVHTSYHQAVTATGRLSSSDPNLQNIPVRNEEGRRIRQAFIAAPDYKIIAADYSQIELRIMAHLSQDKGLLKAFSEGQDIHRATAAEVFSMSLESVTTEQRRSAKAINFGLIYGMSAFGLSRQLNIGAGEAKKYMDLYFERYPGVLKYMETTRQQAAEQGYVSTLEGRRLYLPDIKASNVMRRKAAERAAINAPMQGTSADIIKKAMIDVDNWLKSDTNTDVKMIMQVHDELVFEVKTSAVESASAKIRELMENSMQLDVPLRVDVGMGDNWDQAH from the coding sequence ATGGCTCAAATTGCAGAAAACCCCCTCATATTGGTGGATGGATCTTCTTATCTTTACCGTGCTTATCATGCTTTCCCGCCGCTGACTAACAGTGCAGGGGAGCCTACAGGTGCAATGTATGGTGTGCTGAACATGCTGCGCAGCCTCTTATTGCAGTATAAGCCGAGCCATGTGGCAGTGGTTTTTGACGCCAAAGGAAAAACGTTTCGTGATGAGCTCTTTGAAGACTACAAATCTCATCGTCCACCTATGCCTGATGACCTGCGCGCACAAATAGAGCCTTTACATAAAATGGTCAAAGCGATGGGTCTGCCTTTACTGGCGGTCACGGGTGTTGAAGCGGACGACGTAATTGGCACACTGGCGCTGGAGGCGGCAAAACGCGGTAAGCCTGTTTTGATTAGCACGGGCGATAAAGATATGGCGCAGCTTGTCAGGCCGGATATCACGCTAATTAATACCATGAATAACGCCATTCTAGGGCCGGATGAAGTGGTGGAAAAATATGGCATTCCTCCTGAATTGATTATCGATTTTCTCGCTTTGATGGGGGATGCATCGGACAACATTCCTGGTGTGCCTGGTGTAGGGGAAAAAACCGCTCAGGCGTTACTACAAGGATTAGGTGGAATCAATAATATCTATGCCAACCTGGATAAGGTCACCGGACTGACTTTTCGTGGTGCGAAAACAATGGCTGCAAAGCTGGAACAGTATAAAGAGGCTGCATTGCTTTCCTATAAGCTGGCAACCATTAAGACCGATGTAGAACTTGAACTCAGTAGCGAGCAGCTAACCGTGGATGAACCGCTGGTTGAGGAGCTGCTAAACCTGTTCCGGCATTATGAATTCAAACGCTGGATTAGCGATCTCGAAGAAGGCACCTGGTTAGAGGGCAAGAAACGCAACTTACCGGCACAAAAAGCGTTGGTTGAAGAAATTCAGCAGCCAGAGGTATCCAGTGTGCTTTCAGCTGAGGGCTATGTCACCATTCTTTCGGAAGATGCGTTTGCTGAATGGCTGATGAAATTGCAAAAAAGTGAGCTATTTTCTTTCGATCTGGAAACGGACTCACTGGATACAATCAGCGCAAATATTGTCGGCATTTCTTTTGCAATTGCAGCAGGTGAGGCCGCTTATTTGCCTGTTGCTCATGATTATCTTGATGCCCCTGCCCAGTTAAACCGTGATAGCGTGCTACAATGCCTTAAACCGCTGCTTGAAAACGATAAAAAGCAAAAGGTCGGACAAAATCTTAAGTATGATCGTGGCGTGTTGAAAAATTATGATATTGAATTACAGGGAATAAAATTCGATACCATGCTGGAGTCTTATGCGCTAAATAGTGTGGGCCTACGGCATGATATGGACACCCTTGCCTCACGTTGGCTAAACCATAAAACGGTGACGTTTGAAGAGATTGCCGGAAAAGGTAAAAAACAGCTTACTTTTAACCAGATAGCGCTCGAGCAGGCCGCGCATTATGCTGCAGAAGATGCTGACGTAACGCTGCAACTGCATCTCAAAATGTGGCCAGAGCTGGAAAAACAAGCCGGGCCAAAAGCCGTTTTCACTGATATTGAAATGCCGCTGGTAACGGTTATTTCACGTATTGAGCGCAATGGCGTGCTGATCGATCAGGCAATTTTGGCAAAGCATTCCCAGGAGCTAACAACCCGACTGGGTGAGCTTGAGTCAAAAGCCCATGAGCTGGCTGGTGAGCCGTTTAATCTTTCATCAACGAAACAGCTGCAGACTATTCTTTTTGAAAAACAGGGTATTAAGCCAACAAAGAAAACCCCTGGTGGTGCACCGTCAACCAGTGAGGAAGTACTTGCTGAATTAGCACTGGACTATCCGCTACCGAAAGTCATTCTGGAGCATCGTGGTCTCTCCAAGTTGAAGTCCACTTACACAGACAAACTTCCTCAGATGATTAATCCTGTGACCGGACGCGTCCATACCTCCTACCACCAGGCGGTCACTGCCACTGGGCGACTTTCTTCCAGCGATCCCAATCTACAAAATATTCCGGTGCGTAATGAAGAAGGACGAAGAATTCGTCAGGCATTTATTGCTGCGCCTGATTATAAAATTATCGCAGCAGATTATTCGCAGATAGAACTACGCATTATGGCTCATCTCTCTCAGGATAAAGGCTTACTCAAGGCGTTCTCGGAAGGGCAGGATATTCACCGAGCCACTGCTGCAGAAGTATTTAGCATGTCACTGGAAAGTGTCACCACAGAGCAACGGCGTAGTGCTAAAGCCATTAACTTTGGTCTGATATATGGTATGAGCGCTTTTGGCTTATCCCGTCAGCTAAATATTGGGGCGGGTGAAGCGAAGAAGTACATGGATCTGTATTTTGAGCGTTATCCAGGTGTGCTGAAATATATGGAGACGACTCGTCAGCAGGCAGCAGAACAGGGTTATGTTTCCACGCTGGAAGGCCGTCGTCTTTATTTGCCGGATATCAAAGCCAGCAATGTAATGCGCCGTAAAGCTGCTGAACGAGCGGCTATCAATGCCCCGATGCAGGGGACTTCCGCGGATATTATTAAAAAAGCAATGATTGACGTTGATAACTGGCTGAAGTCAGACACGAATACTGATGTGAAAATGATTATGCAGGTGCACGATGAGCTGGTGTTTGAAGTAAAAACATCCGCCGTTGAATCCGCCAGCGCAAAAATCCGTGAACTTATGGAGAACAGCATGCAGCTGGATGTTCCGTTGCGGGTTGATGTAGGCATGGGTGATAACTGGGATCAGGCTCACTGA
- the yihA gene encoding ribosome biogenesis GTP-binding protein YihA/YsxC: MSGWNYHITHFVTSAPDIRHLPADVGIEVAFAGRSNAGKSSALNTLTNQKNLARTSKTPGRTQLINLFQVAEGYRLVDLPGYGYAEVPEEMKLKWQRSLAEYLQERECLKGLVILMDMRHPLKELDQQMIHWAVNSNIQVLVLLTKADKLASGARKAQLNMVRNAAKNFAGDVQVEMFSSLKKIGIDQLRLKLDSWFSESASSADDQNRRLTCIRRDVI; this comes from the coding sequence TTGTCCGGCTGGAATTATCACATTACTCATTTTGTTACCAGCGCCCCTGACATTCGGCATCTTCCTGCAGATGTCGGGATTGAAGTGGCTTTCGCAGGGCGATCCAACGCAGGTAAATCCAGCGCACTTAATACGCTGACCAATCAAAAAAATCTTGCGCGTACCAGTAAGACACCGGGACGAACTCAGTTAATTAATCTCTTTCAGGTTGCGGAAGGCTACCGACTGGTGGATTTACCTGGTTACGGCTATGCCGAAGTGCCGGAAGAGATGAAATTAAAATGGCAACGTTCGCTGGCAGAATATCTGCAAGAACGCGAATGCCTTAAAGGGCTGGTGATACTGATGGATATGCGCCATCCGCTGAAAGAACTGGATCAACAAATGATCCACTGGGCAGTGAACAGCAATATTCAGGTGCTGGTGTTGTTAACTAAAGCTGACAAGCTGGCTTCTGGTGCACGTAAAGCCCAATTAAATATGGTACGCAACGCCGCAAAGAATTTTGCAGGTGATGTTCAGGTCGAAATGTTTTCATCTCTTAAAAAAATTGGCATTGATCAATTGCGCCTTAAGCTGGATAGCTGGTTTAGCGAGTCTGCTTCATCAGCAGACGATCAAAACAGACGCTTAACATGTATTCGTCGCGACGTGATCTGA
- a CDS encoding Gp138 family membrane-puncturing spike protein: MAISVSERAGGEQELLDTLHHALSSQLRVAMPGIIQSFDAETVTCTVQPAIKGVISDQNGSTQSVALPLLVDVPVVFPRGGGVTLTFPVATGDECLVVFADRCIDFWWQNGGVQESVDPRQHDLSDAFALPGPQSQKQKIGAISSSGAQLRSDDGLAYVEVAAGHDITVKTPGKLSASAEGGAEITAPEIVLNGNVTINGNLSQGMGSSGGSANINGPVTVKNDVTAVGISLSSHVHSGVQSGSSNTGKPQ; the protein is encoded by the coding sequence ATGGCGATATCCGTATCTGAAAGAGCGGGCGGTGAACAGGAACTGCTCGATACCCTGCATCATGCTCTGTCGTCACAACTCCGGGTGGCCATGCCTGGCATTATCCAGTCATTTGACGCTGAGACCGTCACCTGCACGGTACAGCCCGCGATAAAGGGGGTTATCAGTGACCAGAATGGCAGTACTCAGTCGGTAGCGTTGCCGTTGCTGGTGGATGTTCCCGTTGTCTTCCCGCGTGGCGGTGGCGTCACGCTGACGTTTCCGGTTGCCACAGGTGATGAATGTCTGGTGGTGTTTGCCGACCGCTGTATTGATTTCTGGTGGCAGAACGGCGGGGTGCAGGAATCTGTCGATCCCCGCCAGCATGATTTATCCGATGCGTTTGCGCTGCCTGGCCCACAGTCTCAGAAACAGAAAATCGGCGCTATCAGCAGCAGCGGTGCACAACTACGCAGCGATGACGGGCTGGCGTATGTTGAGGTGGCCGCAGGGCATGATATTACCGTTAAAACACCGGGTAAACTGTCGGCCAGCGCAGAGGGTGGCGCGGAAATAACCGCACCAGAGATCGTGCTTAACGGTAATGTCACCATCAACGGCAACCTGTCTCAGGGGATGGGTAGCAGTGGTGGTAGCGCGAACATTAACGGCCCGGTTACGGTAAAAAATGATGTCACCGCAGTGGGGATCAGTCTGTCATCACATGTGCATTCCGGCGTTCAGTCGGGCAGCAGCAATACGGGCAAACCACAATGA
- a CDS encoding phage baseplate plug family protein, protein MQLREIPLSVTSQQFTISLSGRVWQMRLIWRDAAGWVLDMLNASGDPVITGIPLIPGTDLLAQYGWLNPGGRLVVVTEDEQPPGETSPGQTAKFYWLTD, encoded by the coding sequence ATGCAGCTTAGAGAAATACCGCTCAGTGTGACCAGCCAGCAATTCACTATCAGCCTGTCAGGCCGGGTATGGCAGATGCGACTTATCTGGCGCGATGCGGCAGGCTGGGTGCTTGATATGCTCAATGCTTCCGGTGATCCGGTCATAACCGGCATACCGCTAATCCCCGGTACAGATTTACTGGCGCAATATGGCTGGCTTAATCCGGGGGGCAGACTGGTTGTCGTGACGGAAGATGAACAGCCACCCGGCGAAACCTCGCCCGGCCAGACGGCAAAATTTTACTGGCTTACTGATTAA
- a CDS encoding phage protein, translating to MSQNWIRKCSLIVADEKGEGLELSSFRCTFSMSWPDTRWPRTAVFKVCNLKPETANRIQTGEFASVQLIAGYQDNYGLIFTGKIRYSITGRDNPTDTFVIIQAVDSHDAYDYATMNTTLSAGNTQAEQHHALLEGLAPYGIVKGAAPDFDATRFPRGKTYFGMTRDAADNLAGQCRASWQYINGQLVMVPEDNYVQEAIVINSTTGLIGMPQQTIMAGVNVRCLINPNIQVNGLIRLDQSLIYRTMLPDSDIAAAPGRIDTVTDGALQQTNGSISQPASLSTDGDYIVKNISYSGDTRGKPWYMDLVCIAKGSADLMNASTLNRTS from the coding sequence ATGTCACAGAACTGGATAAGAAAATGTTCGCTGATCGTTGCCGATGAAAAAGGCGAAGGGCTGGAGCTTTCTTCCTTTCGCTGTACCTTCAGTATGTCGTGGCCGGATACGCGCTGGCCACGTACAGCGGTATTTAAAGTCTGCAACCTGAAACCTGAGACGGCGAACCGGATCCAGACCGGAGAGTTTGCCAGCGTGCAACTGATTGCGGGGTACCAGGATAACTACGGGCTGATTTTCACCGGGAAAATCCGCTACTCCATCACCGGCAGGGATAACCCAACCGATACCTTTGTAATTATTCAGGCGGTTGATTCTCATGATGCTTACGATTACGCGACCATGAATACCACACTCAGTGCCGGGAATACGCAGGCCGAACAGCACCATGCTCTGCTGGAAGGGCTGGCACCTTACGGTATCGTGAAAGGCGCAGCACCGGATTTTGACGCCACGCGCTTCCCGCGAGGGAAAACGTATTTTGGCATGACCCGTGATGCCGCCGACAATCTGGCGGGGCAGTGCAGGGCTTCCTGGCAATATATCAACGGTCAACTGGTGATGGTGCCGGAAGATAACTATGTCCAGGAGGCCATTGTGATCAACAGCACTACGGGTCTTATCGGTATGCCGCAACAAACCATCATGGCGGGTGTCAACGTTCGTTGCCTTATCAACCCTAATATTCAGGTTAACGGCCTGATACGGCTGGATCAGTCTCTGATTTACCGCACCATGCTTCCGGACAGCGATATTGCCGCAGCACCAGGACGGATTGATACAGTAACGGACGGCGCGTTGCAACAAACTAACGGCAGCATTTCACAACCGGCCAGCCTTTCTACTGACGGGGACTATATCGTGAAAAATATCAGTTATTCAGGGGATACTCGCGGAAAGCCCTGGTATATGGATTTGGTCTGCATCGCTAAAGGCTCTGCTGACCTGATGAACGCATCAACGCTGAACAGGACAAGCTAA
- a CDS encoding YihD family protein, with amino-acid sequence MNCHRLNELLSLLQPAWQQEPDINLVEFLQKLAVEAGFTQPLNELTDDVLIYHLKMRGADKHSEIPGLKKDYEEDFKTALLRARGVIKD; translated from the coding sequence ATGAACTGCCATCGTCTCAATGAATTGCTGTCATTACTACAGCCTGCCTGGCAGCAAGAGCCTGATATTAATCTGGTCGAGTTTCTACAGAAACTTGCTGTCGAAGCTGGATTTACGCAGCCGCTTAACGAATTAACCGATGATGTATTAATTTATCATCTTAAAATGCGTGGTGCGGATAAACATTCAGAAATTCCGGGACTCAAAAAGGATTATGAAGAAGATTTTAAAACTGCCTTGTTACGTGCACGCGGAGTAATTAAAGATTAA
- a CDS encoding DUF2612 domain-containing protein, translated as MRDYTDYITPAHLTADKFVRHISLITRPFTDIATQAGQLNALFSIDHGNGPQLDAVGEWIGLSRYVKTPITGVYFALDTEGVGFDQGSWKRRFDADSGFTELDDDTWRSVLRAKIRANHWDGTCKMLADIYQGVIPDESVKIFFTDNQNMSMDVYLTGGVVPEVIKAVLKQGYLNIKPEGVRVNNYTGSEGDNGIFGLDVNNEFISGFDTGSWAVKL; from the coding sequence ATGAGAGATTATACCGACTACATTACGCCTGCACATCTGACCGCAGATAAATTCGTCCGGCACATCAGTCTTATCACCCGCCCGTTTACCGACATTGCCACGCAGGCAGGGCAACTGAACGCGCTGTTCAGTATTGACCACGGTAACGGGCCACAGCTCGATGCCGTGGGGGAATGGATCGGCCTGTCACGCTACGTCAAAACACCGATAACCGGCGTCTATTTTGCGCTGGATACGGAAGGGGTGGGCTTTGACCAGGGAAGCTGGAAAAGGCGCTTTGATGCGGACAGTGGTTTTACCGAACTCGACGATGATACCTGGCGCTCTGTATTACGGGCAAAAATTCGCGCCAATCACTGGGACGGCACCTGCAAAATGCTGGCCGATATTTACCAGGGCGTTATCCCCGATGAATCGGTAAAAATCTTCTTCACCGACAATCAGAATATGTCGATGGATGTTTACCTGACGGGCGGCGTTGTGCCGGAGGTAATAAAAGCGGTGCTTAAGCAGGGCTACCTCAATATCAAGCCGGAAGGGGTGAGGGTAAATAACTACACCGGTTCAGAAGGTGATAACGGTATTTTCGGTCTGGATGTTAACAATGAATTTATTTCCGGCTTCGATACCGGGAGTTGGGCTGTGAAACTCTGA
- a CDS encoding serine/threonine protein kinase → MKEPAFNFQNLSPDTILDALWSLGIRVDSGLNSLNSYENRVWQFHDEEKKRYVVKFYRPQRWSEQQILEEHQFSTELMAAGVPIVAPVVLHNHTLHHYEGYLYTVFPSMGGRHYETDNYSHLECVGRHLGRIHQIGRKKDFAVRPVIGLQEYIVEPLQQLEISTLIPDGLKANLSGSIELIHTMLQSRWHTQWQSLRLHGDCHPGNILWRDGPLFVDLDDARNGPAVQDLWMLVSGDIQEQRIQWEILLEAYGEYSDFDLHELSLIEPLRTMRMVYYLAWIIRRWEDPAFPVNFPWMRDEDFWRRQISIFNEQARLLQEPPLQLMPAFQG, encoded by the coding sequence ATGAAAGAACCCGCGTTCAACTTTCAAAATTTAAGTCCTGACACCATTCTTGATGCGCTCTGGAGTCTTGGGATCAGGGTAGACTCCGGTCTGAATTCGCTAAACAGTTATGAAAACAGAGTCTGGCAGTTTCACGATGAGGAAAAAAAACGCTATGTGGTGAAATTCTACCGACCACAGCGTTGGTCAGAACAGCAAATCCTTGAAGAACATCAATTTAGTACTGAACTCATGGCGGCTGGTGTCCCCATTGTTGCCCCTGTAGTTTTACATAATCACACGTTACACCATTATGAAGGTTATTTGTACACTGTCTTTCCCAGTATGGGAGGCCGTCACTATGAAACAGATAATTACAGCCATCTTGAATGTGTAGGGCGCCACTTGGGGCGAATTCATCAGATTGGACGTAAGAAAGATTTTGCGGTGCGGCCCGTCATTGGCCTGCAGGAGTACATTGTTGAACCCTTACAGCAGCTTGAAATCAGCACATTAATTCCAGATGGGCTGAAGGCCAACTTATCAGGCAGTATTGAACTTATTCACACAATGCTACAAAGCCGCTGGCATACTCAATGGCAATCATTACGTCTGCATGGTGATTGCCATCCCGGGAATATTCTCTGGCGGGATGGCCCACTGTTTGTGGATTTGGATGATGCGCGTAACGGACCGGCGGTGCAGGATTTGTGGATGCTGGTCAGCGGTGATATCCAGGAACAGCGTATTCAGTGGGAGATATTACTTGAAGCTTATGGTGAGTACAGTGATTTCGACCTACATGAATTGTCACTGATTGAGCCTTTACGCACTATGAGGATGGTTTATTATCTTGCATGGATTATTCGTCGGTGGGAGGACCCTGCATTTCCTGTGAACTTCCCATGGATGAGAGATGAGGATTTTTGGCGCAGGCAGATTTCCATCTTTAACGAGCAGGCCAGGCTGTTACAGGAGCCACCGTTGCAGCTGATGCCTGCATTTCAGGGTTAA
- the dsbA gene encoding thiol:disulfide interchange protein DsbA, producing the protein MKKIFFALVGMLIVFSASAAQFTDGKEYVTLQKPVTGEPQVMEFFSFYCPHCYEFEHVWHVSDAVKKNLPANTKVTKYHVEFLGGDMGKTVTQAWAVAMALGVEDKVTAPIFDGIQKTQTITDQASLKDVFVKSAGITPEQYDAAWNSFVVKSLVAQQEKAAEDVNLRGVPAVFVNGKYMVNNDGLDTSSMDNYVQQYANVVKFLVAQK; encoded by the coding sequence ATGAAAAAGATTTTTTTTGCTTTAGTTGGCATGCTGATAGTCTTTAGTGCATCAGCGGCTCAATTTACCGATGGAAAGGAATATGTCACTTTACAAAAGCCTGTGACGGGCGAGCCTCAGGTCATGGAGTTTTTCTCTTTCTATTGTCCACATTGCTATGAATTTGAACACGTCTGGCACGTGAGTGATGCTGTTAAGAAAAATCTACCTGCCAATACCAAAGTGACTAAGTATCATGTTGAGTTTCTTGGCGGCGATATGGGTAAAACGGTAACTCAGGCATGGGCGGTAGCCATGGCGCTGGGCGTGGAAGACAAAGTAACAGCCCCTATTTTTGATGGTATTCAAAAAACGCAAACTATTACAGATCAGGCCAGCCTGAAAGACGTTTTTGTTAAATCCGCAGGTATAACGCCTGAACAATATGATGCCGCATGGAATAGTTTTGTGGTCAAATCCCTTGTCGCTCAACAGGAAAAAGCCGCTGAAGATGTGAATTTACGCGGTGTTCCTGCGGTGTTCGTCAATGGTAAATATATGGTAAACAACGACGGTCTGGATACCAGCTCAATGGATAACTATGTTCAGCAATATGCGAATGTTGTGAAATTCCTGGTGGCCCAGAAATAA
- the mobA gene encoding molybdenum cofactor guanylyltransferase MobA, whose product MGNKDKGLVVWRGKALYQHVLSRLAPQTDKVCISANRNIMIYQQSGLPVIADSIPGFAGPLAGMLAALKYIDTEWAAFTPCDSPLLPPDLVARLWHARLAAPAVWPCTEEGDHPAMALLNAGLAGQLERFLARGGRRVKLFLEQAGGHAVSFDGSTGAFMNINGPDNLSP is encoded by the coding sequence ATGGGAAACAAAGATAAGGGATTGGTCGTCTGGCGTGGGAAAGCTCTTTATCAGCATGTCCTGTCACGATTAGCGCCACAGACGGACAAAGTCTGCATTAGCGCCAACCGCAACATTATGATTTATCAGCAGAGTGGCCTGCCGGTCATCGCTGATTCAATACCAGGATTTGCTGGTCCTTTAGCCGGGATGCTTGCTGCACTAAAGTATATTGATACTGAATGGGCCGCTTTTACACCCTGTGACTCACCGCTCCTGCCACCGGATCTTGTCGCGCGTCTATGGCACGCCAGACTGGCAGCACCAGCCGTCTGGCCGTGTACAGAGGAAGGAGATCATCCTGCAATGGCGCTCCTGAATGCCGGTCTGGCAGGGCAGCTGGAGCGCTTTCTGGCCCGCGGAGGCCGCAGGGTGAAGCTGTTTCTTGAACAGGCCGGCGGCCACGCCGTGTCCTTCGACGGAAGCACCGGCGCTTTTATGAACATCAACGGCCCTGACAACCTGTCGCCTTAA
- a CDS encoding IS91 family transposase, whose translation MYIPRPAKLLFTTDDAWNRYMDKHGDTLSPWTVLCVERMLACGTAAMGVKRYCCASPDCTHTRFFCQTCKSKGCSSCGHKATEQWITEQQQILPDCDWQHITFTMPHLLWPFFNNNWPLLNALFRAATRAMLRWARKQGVEVGIFCALHTYGRQLNQHPHIHLSVTRGGLDIKHGVWRDLFFKKHAVEEIWRGAVIRLLRHSYDLINPGRLPGLGHIHDKKQWLRYLQAQYGRRWKVHFAKKTRGAWRSVKYLGRYLKRPPVSAAKLRHYSGGAVVHHYYDHRTQQYRQQTLTQEDMIGRYISHIPAKHFKMVRYYGFLSNRKRGSLLPKVYEALEMEARKKPEKPGFAALMKEFLRTDPYKCILCGNRLRFSSAQAGRHASELVAERLHNIDRKRWLLAQTAG comes from the coding sequence ATGTATATCCCGCGCCCGGCAAAACTGCTGTTCACCACTGATGACGCCTGGAACCGGTATATGGATAAACACGGGGACACCCTCAGCCCCTGGACCGTACTCTGCGTCGAGCGCATGCTCGCCTGCGGCACTGCTGCCATGGGGGTGAAGCGATACTGCTGCGCCTCCCCGGACTGCACCCACACCCGCTTCTTCTGCCAGACCTGTAAATCAAAAGGCTGCAGCTCCTGCGGACATAAGGCCACGGAGCAGTGGATTACAGAACAACAGCAAATTCTGCCCGACTGCGACTGGCAGCATATCACCTTCACCATGCCCCATCTGCTGTGGCCCTTTTTCAACAATAACTGGCCTCTGCTCAATGCCCTGTTCCGCGCAGCCACCCGCGCCATGCTCCGCTGGGCCAGAAAACAGGGTGTGGAAGTCGGTATCTTCTGCGCCCTGCACACCTACGGTCGCCAGCTCAACCAGCATCCCCACATTCATCTCTCCGTCACCCGCGGCGGGCTTGATATTAAACACGGCGTATGGCGCGACCTCTTCTTTAAAAAGCATGCCGTGGAGGAAATCTGGCGCGGAGCCGTCATCCGGCTGCTGCGCCACAGCTATGACCTGATTAACCCCGGCAGGCTGCCGGGGCTGGGGCATATCCACGACAAAAAACAGTGGCTGCGCTATCTGCAGGCGCAGTACGGGCGCCGCTGGAAGGTCCACTTCGCGAAGAAGACCCGGGGGGCCTGGCGGAGCGTCAAATATCTGGGCCGGTACCTGAAACGGCCCCCCGTGTCGGCGGCGAAGCTGAGGCACTACAGCGGCGGCGCGGTGGTGCACCACTATTACGACCACCGTACGCAGCAGTACCGGCAGCAGACGCTGACGCAGGAAGATATGATCGGACGTTATATCAGCCATATCCCGGCGAAGCATTTTAAGATGGTGCGTTATTACGGTTTTTTATCAAACCGTAAACGGGGTAGCCTGCTGCCGAAGGTGTATGAAGCCCTGGAGATGGAAGCGCGGAAAAAACCGGAGAAGCCCGGCTTCGCCGCGCTGATGAAAGAATTTCTGCGCACGGATCCGTACAAATGCATTCTGTGCGGCAACCGACTGCGCTTCAGCAGTGCGCAGGCCGGGAGGCACGCGTCGGAGTTGGTGGCAGAAAGACTGCATAACATCGACCGGAAACGATGGCTTCTGGCACAGACTGCGGGATAA